Proteins co-encoded in one Halorussus lipolyticus genomic window:
- a CDS encoding glycosyltransferase family 2 protein: MSLENVSVVVPTARDQIHTTDTIPSEAEVVVRRDDGLNVARNAGVEAASNDWIVIADDDIDFPTETVARTIDRMDDRTLAGLADFPPLRWIIGRLMIFHRDLWRTVGGFDESRHHGGDTDFAIRVEKVGGQVVQLDREAVPHYDEDTGEGMDELEHLEWMAYLTRRHPAKFGPVAGRIVGRKVLKLLRR, encoded by the coding sequence ATGTCGCTCGAAAACGTCTCCGTCGTCGTTCCGACCGCCCGCGACCAGATTCACACCACGGACACGATTCCGTCAGAGGCCGAAGTCGTCGTTCGGCGAGACGACGGACTCAACGTCGCCAGAAACGCCGGCGTCGAAGCCGCGAGCAACGACTGGATAGTCATCGCCGACGACGACATCGACTTTCCCACCGAGACGGTCGCCCGGACGATAGACCGGATGGACGACCGGACGCTCGCGGGCCTCGCGGACTTCCCGCCGCTCCGGTGGATAATCGGCCGACTGATGATTTTCCACCGGGACCTCTGGCGGACCGTCGGCGGGTTCGACGAGTCGCGCCACCACGGCGGGGATACCGACTTCGCCATCCGGGTCGAGAAGGTCGGCGGGCAGGTCGTGCAACTCGACCGGGAGGCGGTCCCCCACTACGACGAGGACACCGGCGAGGGGATGGACGAACTCGAACATCTGGAGTGGATGGCCTATCTCACCCGCCGACATCCCGCGAAATTCGGCCCGGTCGCTGGCCGCATCGTCGGTAGAAAAGTCCTGAAACTCCTCCGCAGGTAA
- a CDS encoding alkaline phosphatase family protein yields the protein MTLVVLAIDALDPVHVDTFEADEFRLSTWGECETFAHMYDKPHTSEVWPTVATGKHPSEHGVTEESTSEWDNPLVDFASRFTGRLSGRHRALLGKIAQRATGADWELKEVESDTVFDGPGRVVHNWPGVHRGSELQRAWEVFQQANQSEMSTQEFDRRIRGIASEQFGWVREMLNHDLNLVASHVHVIDATGHVYRNDRERYHDAYEWTIERLEEVKSAMGPDDELLLVSDHGIETAWIDGDDNPGGHSWRAFTATTLDTRPESVFEVREWVEAHVEDTTAEEDDLDIPEEQLEDLGYI from the coding sequence ATGACGCTGGTCGTACTGGCCATCGACGCCCTCGACCCGGTTCACGTGGATACGTTCGAGGCCGACGAGTTCCGACTCTCGACGTGGGGTGAGTGCGAGACGTTCGCCCACATGTACGACAAACCCCACACCAGCGAGGTCTGGCCGACGGTGGCGACCGGCAAGCACCCGTCCGAACACGGCGTGACCGAGGAGAGTACCAGCGAGTGGGACAATCCCCTCGTGGACTTCGCGTCTCGGTTCACCGGGCGGCTATCGGGACGCCACCGCGCCCTCCTCGGCAAAATCGCCCAGCGGGCGACCGGTGCCGACTGGGAACTCAAAGAGGTCGAATCGGATACCGTCTTCGACGGGCCGGGCAGGGTCGTCCACAACTGGCCCGGCGTCCACCGCGGGAGCGAACTCCAGCGCGCGTGGGAAGTGTTCCAGCAGGCCAACCAGAGTGAGATGTCCACCCAAGAGTTCGACCGGCGGATTCGGGGCATCGCAAGCGAGCAGTTCGGGTGGGTCCGCGAGATGCTGAATCACGACCTGAACCTCGTGGCCTCGCACGTCCACGTCATCGACGCGACCGGTCACGTCTATCGGAACGACCGCGAGCGATACCACGACGCCTACGAGTGGACTATCGAGCGCCTCGAAGAAGTCAAGTCGGCGATGGGTCCCGACGACGAACTGCTTCTGGTCAGCGACCACGGCATCGAAACCGCGTGGATTGACGGCGACGACAACCCCGGCGGCCACTCGTGGCGGGCGTTCACCGCGACGACGCTGGACACGCGCCCCGAGAGCGTCTTCGAGGTCCGGGAGTGGGTCGAAGCCCACGTCGAGGACACGACCGCCGAGGAGGACGACCTCGACATCCCCGAGGAGCAACTCGAAGACCTCGGGTACATCTGA
- a CDS encoding sulfatase, giving the protein MNLALVTVDSLRADHVGCYGYERETTPNIDELASRSHVFTDAVAHACATRPSFPSLLTSTQGMLYGGFDHLSEKQVPLSVPLSEEGYATGGFHSNPFLSEEFGYARGFDSFSDSEDDPTLASRIRKYVSNNLDGPVHDLLEWLYNRGQEHAGVDVGSYYQDAESLTDEALSWVESADEPWFLWIHYMDPHHPYIPPDDHQVFGETLSKRRGVKLRQQVLDNPDALSEEDWSDLVDLYDAEVRYTDAEIGRLLRGLDDATWMLTADHGEEFYEHENFGHKNRFYEEHVHVPLLFGGAGIEDPDRHDDLVGLNDVPATLLDEAGIEAPETYRGRHVLSGERDRVVGGWARNAGTDLDRIRLMSRTGDEKYIRNDEADTEQLYDLRDDPGERENLVGERGLGDHAAALDSFVAEIRETAGRSESVEVGDDIEERLENLGYK; this is encoded by the coding sequence ATGAACCTCGCTCTCGTTACGGTCGATTCTCTCCGCGCGGACCACGTAGGTTGCTACGGGTACGAGCGGGAGACGACGCCGAATATCGACGAATTAGCTTCTCGCTCTCACGTCTTCACCGACGCCGTGGCCCACGCTTGCGCGACTCGTCCCTCGTTCCCCTCGCTTCTGACATCCACGCAGGGCATGCTCTACGGCGGGTTCGACCACCTCTCGGAGAAGCAGGTGCCCCTCTCGGTGCCCCTCTCCGAGGAGGGCTACGCGACCGGCGGGTTCCACTCGAATCCCTTCCTCTCCGAGGAGTTCGGCTACGCGCGGGGCTTCGACTCGTTCAGCGATTCGGAGGACGACCCGACGCTGGCGTCCCGAATCCGCAAGTACGTCTCGAACAACCTCGACGGGCCGGTCCACGACTTGCTGGAATGGCTCTACAACCGCGGGCAGGAACACGCCGGGGTTGACGTGGGGTCGTACTATCAGGACGCGGAATCGCTCACCGACGAGGCCCTGTCGTGGGTCGAATCGGCCGACGAGCCGTGGTTTCTGTGGATTCACTACATGGACCCACACCACCCCTACATCCCGCCGGACGACCATCAGGTGTTCGGCGAGACCCTCTCGAAGCGCCGCGGGGTCAAACTCCGCCAGCAGGTCCTCGACAATCCCGACGCGCTCTCCGAGGAGGACTGGTCGGACCTCGTGGACCTCTACGACGCCGAGGTTCGCTACACCGACGCCGAAATCGGTCGCCTCCTCCGCGGTCTGGACGACGCGACGTGGATGCTGACCGCGGACCACGGCGAGGAGTTCTACGAACACGAGAACTTCGGGCACAAGAATCGCTTCTACGAGGAACACGTCCACGTCCCCCTGCTGTTCGGCGGGGCCGGAATCGAGGACCCCGACAGACACGACGACCTCGTGGGTCTCAACGACGTGCCGGCGACCCTGCTGGACGAGGCCGGAATCGAGGCTCCCGAGACCTACCGCGGTCGGCACGTCCTGTCGGGCGAGCGCGACCGAGTTGTCGGCGGGTGGGCCAGAAACGCCGGCACCGACCTCGACCGGATTCGCCTGATGAGTCGGACCGGCGACGAGAAGTACATCCGGAACGACGAGGCCGACACCGAGCAACTCTACGACCTGCGAGACGACCCCGGCGAGCGCGAGAATCTCGTGGGTGAGCGCGGACTCGGCGACCACGCCGCGGCGCTCGACTCGTTCGTAGCCGAGATACGCGAGACGGCCGGTCGCTCGGAGTCGGTCGAAGTCGGCGACGACATCGAAGAACGACTCGAAAATCTCGGATACAAATGA
- a CDS encoding sulfatase: MTKPNVLLVVMDSVRAENVSLYGHENETMPRLEEFAQKATVYEHAYSPGTWSLPAHVSLFTGLDVEEHRIIDENDKLQPGQTIFETLRDDHGYDTGVFSENSWLTEMDCGLRDPFETVEGPRNLLYPEAADPSKFVLTHGEGEYLDYLKFVLGHDEPLKSALNGIYTKLAWDYPNLLSGLVTAGTSADVYTDLVLDWTQERDGPWAACVNYMDPHLPYEPKDEFDHWGGEEAKEIHSEVSDTKWEFIAGDRPWWQHAALEGLYDGAIRQTDHEIHRLLAGLEQRGELEDTLVVVTADHGEGFGEIDQVSGLRSVAHGLGIDEGVVRVPLVVKQPHQTEGRTVEEPVSLREFPSVVSALAEDDGPEDFTSDEPVVASSNGVKGPMKHRAVRYIDDETLALYDTQYLAVYREEDGALVKYMTWDDEESAAVEIRGHQQMPVERDDPAEVVRSAFEDKPEANVKTKGDGIEETDDAVMQRLEDLGYA, from the coding sequence ATGACCAAGCCGAACGTCCTCCTCGTCGTGATGGACAGCGTGCGGGCTGAGAACGTCAGCCTGTACGGCCACGAGAACGAGACCATGCCTCGGCTCGAAGAGTTCGCACAGAAGGCGACAGTCTACGAACACGCCTACTCACCCGGAACGTGGAGTCTCCCGGCCCACGTCAGTCTTTTCACCGGTCTCGACGTCGAGGAGCATCGCATCATCGACGAGAACGACAAGCTTCAACCCGGCCAGACCATCTTCGAGACGCTCCGGGACGACCACGGCTACGACACGGGCGTCTTCTCCGAAAACAGTTGGCTGACCGAAATGGACTGCGGGCTTCGAGACCCCTTCGAGACGGTCGAAGGACCGCGCAACCTCCTCTATCCCGAGGCGGCCGACCCCTCGAAGTTCGTCCTGACCCACGGCGAGGGCGAGTATCTGGATTACCTCAAGTTCGTCCTCGGCCACGACGAACCGCTCAAGTCGGCGCTCAACGGCATCTACACCAAACTCGCGTGGGACTACCCGAATCTCCTCTCGGGCCTCGTGACCGCGGGGACGAGCGCCGACGTGTACACCGACCTCGTGCTGGACTGGACCCAAGAGCGAGACGGACCGTGGGCGGCCTGCGTGAACTACATGGACCCCCATCTCCCCTACGAGCCGAAAGACGAGTTCGACCACTGGGGCGGCGAGGAGGCCAAGGAGATTCACTCGGAGGTCAGCGACACCAAGTGGGAGTTCATCGCTGGCGACCGGCCGTGGTGGCAACACGCCGCGCTCGAAGGTCTCTACGACGGGGCGATTCGCCAGACCGACCACGAAATCCACAGGCTTCTGGCCGGACTCGAACAGCGCGGGGAACTGGAGGACACGCTGGTCGTCGTCACCGCCGACCACGGCGAGGGCTTCGGCGAAATCGACCAAGTGAGCGGCCTCCGGTCGGTGGCCCACGGCCTCGGCATCGACGAGGGCGTGGTGCGGGTCCCCCTCGTCGTGAAACAACCCCACCAGACCGAGGGCCGAACGGTCGAGGAGCCAGTCAGTCTGCGCGAGTTCCCGAGCGTCGTCTCCGCGCTCGCCGAGGACGACGGCCCGGAGGACTTCACCAGCGACGAACCGGTCGTGGCGTCCTCGAACGGCGTCAAGGGACCGATGAAGCACCGCGCGGTTCGATACATCGACGACGAGACGCTGGCGCTGTACGACACCCAGTACCTCGCCGTCTACCGCGAGGAGGACGGCGCGCTCGTGAAGTACATGACGTGGGACGACGAGGAGAGCGCCGCCGTCGAGATACGCGGCCACCAACAGATGCCGGTCGAACGCGACGACCCTGCAGAGGTCGTTCGCTCGGCGTTCGAGGACAAACCCGAGGCCAACGTCAAGACCAAGGGTGACGGCATCGAAGAAACCGACGACGCAGTGATGCAACGACTGGAGGATTTGGGTTACGCATGA
- a CDS encoding oligosaccharide flippase family protein codes for MSRSGSFGLEVSKGFLGKVLLMLVGFAGSIVFARVLGPVGYGAFHVVVALANVLDNPITGLGTACKKRISEHGQDAGAILTIGLSATAGLGLLVGGLILLVGPYLDYFDIDNGPLYVALVFFGIVFFKVVQPMVAGRGQFGTAVFLDSIRSFFTIPLQLALVFLGWGVAGMVAGLTVASLATVPLALYVLDVRPAMPDRETVRSIWEYAKFSVPSNFIGTAYGKVDILLLGAILGTGASGQYKIAMQLVLPGATLSMVMGSGLFAEVSSLASRGEEVAQQVTNNVAFASVLAIPLFFGALAMPESIVVTVFGSEYRPAGTLLIGLAAYQIIQTQASQISSVLEGLDRPDLQMYIVAVTLVTNLILGVVLVRRFGAVGIVVATIAAEALKFSWVTYLARQHVTYEIFPTPVRHQFLAGVGMFAVVELLHRWIGVGSWFELLAIVGVGAVVYGAVLVSVSDIFMHTAKSILSDAQKQYR; via the coding sequence ATGAGCCGAAGTGGGAGTTTCGGACTGGAAGTTTCGAAGGGGTTCTTGGGGAAGGTACTGCTGATGCTCGTCGGATTCGCCGGGAGCATCGTCTTCGCCCGCGTCCTCGGACCGGTCGGCTACGGTGCCTTCCACGTCGTCGTCGCGCTGGCGAACGTCCTCGACAACCCCATCACCGGTCTCGGCACCGCGTGCAAGAAGCGCATCTCCGAACACGGCCAAGACGCGGGGGCCATCCTCACCATCGGTCTCTCAGCGACCGCAGGACTCGGACTGCTGGTCGGCGGCCTCATCCTCCTCGTCGGTCCGTACCTCGACTACTTCGACATCGACAACGGCCCGCTGTACGTCGCCCTCGTCTTCTTCGGCATCGTCTTCTTCAAGGTCGTGCAACCGATGGTTGCCGGTCGAGGACAGTTCGGGACCGCGGTCTTCCTCGACTCGATACGGTCGTTCTTCACGATTCCGCTCCAGTTGGCGCTGGTCTTTCTGGGGTGGGGCGTCGCCGGGATGGTTGCCGGACTGACGGTGGCCTCGCTGGCGACGGTGCCCCTCGCGCTCTACGTCCTCGACGTTCGGCCCGCGATGCCCGACCGGGAGACGGTTCGGAGCATCTGGGAGTACGCCAAGTTCTCCGTGCCGAGCAACTTCATCGGCACCGCCTACGGCAAGGTGGACATCCTGCTTCTGGGCGCGATTCTGGGGACGGGCGCGTCCGGCCAGTACAAAATCGCCATGCAACTGGTCCTCCCCGGCGCGACCCTCTCGATGGTGATGGGGTCGGGGCTGTTCGCCGAGGTCAGTTCGCTGGCGAGTCGGGGCGAGGAGGTCGCCCAACAGGTCACAAACAACGTCGCGTTCGCGTCGGTGCTGGCCATCCCGCTGTTTTTCGGCGCGCTGGCGATGCCCGAGTCAATCGTCGTCACCGTCTTCGGGAGCGAGTACCGGCCCGCGGGGACGCTCCTCATTGGTCTCGCGGCGTACCAAATCATCCAGACGCAGGCGTCCCAAATTTCGTCGGTCTTGGAGGGCCTCGACCGACCCGACCTCCAGATGTACATCGTCGCCGTGACCCTCGTGACGAACCTGATACTCGGCGTCGTCCTCGTCCGTCGCTTCGGCGCGGTCGGCATCGTCGTCGCCACCATCGCCGCGGAGGCCCTGAAGTTCTCGTGGGTGACGTACCTCGCGCGACAGCACGTGACCTACGAAATCTTCCCGACGCCGGTCCGCCACCAGTTCCTCGCCGGCGTCGGGATGTTCGCCGTGGTCGAACTCCTCCACCGCTGGATTGGCGTGGGGTCGTGGTTCGAACTCCTCGCCATCGTCGGTGTCGGTGCCGTCGTCTACGGGGCCGTGTTGGTGTCGGTCTCTGACATCTTCATGCACACGGCCAAGAGCATCCTCTCTGATGCTCAAAAACAGTATCGGTGA
- a CDS encoding oligosaccharyl transferase, archaeosortase A system-associated — translation MSQQTEQVEDSTDTVGSVLDSFEDWYHVPVLAAAMAFMLWVRLQSYGQFIRDGEVFFAGNDAWYHFRQVQYTVQNWPATMPYDPWTYFPFGTSVGQFGTLYDQLVATAALIVGLGDPSQKTVALTLLVAPAVFGALIVIPTYLIGKRLGGRPGGLFAAVVLALFPGTFLRRGLVGFADHNIAEPLFQGFAVLAMMIALTVGEREKPVYELVADRDFAALRRPFGYSVLAGIATALYLWTWPPGVLLVGIFGVFFGIKLTADYARGVSPDHLAFVGAVSMTVAGLLLLVPLGTLDPSPTKFSPLQPLLAFAVAGGCVFMAWLAREFDARDVETALYPATVGGLVAALVGFVYVALPSLYQLVSNNIVRVVGFSTGAETRTIGEAQPFLSRAQPRFGIEWYDVILQEYGLMLFTAVLGALWLVWRTYRTDDHRAEYLLVLVWAAFITAAAFTQVRFNYYLAVPIAVLNAYLVKQVLSFADLRSRESLTDIEGYQVVAIVLVFLLVTPVLVWPASLGSSGYPSIDNTNTAMQAGQTAPGAVTKWDGSLDWMANNTPAEGTYGGADNADQMDYYGTYHQSDSDFSYPEGAYGVMSWWDYGHWITVEGNRIPNANPFQEGAKTAAKYLLAPSEQRANNVIQTLGNDSEETRYVMVDWKMVEPSSKFSAPTVFNENVSAGDFYSPVYQQGQNGLQLAFRMKDQRYYQSQVARLYLYHGSRVEPSPIVVDWNAQTYQTPSGQTASYKTAPQGPNATIVRQFRTMQEAREFVQSDNSAQLGGIGPFPSESVKALNHYRVVKQSEASGANARSYAQTLRGELRLLQQAGVRNPNALFKTSPSWVKTFERVPGATVTGTAPANTTVTAQVQMSPTGQNGTFTYRQEAETGPNGEFTMTLPYSTTGYEKWGPQEGYTNVSVRATGQYKFYTPRTFENGSLTFHNTSAGVTEAQVIGESNETTSVELTEETIELQQEQTNSTAGNETESDAPTNESATGNESASGNQSGNSSALAGPSAAADSPERPTPADALPDRKGTSPARVGLVSAWAGALVVAGRD, via the coding sequence ATGAGCCAGCAGACTGAGCAGGTCGAGGACTCGACCGACACCGTCGGTTCGGTCCTCGATTCGTTCGAGGACTGGTACCACGTCCCCGTACTCGCCGCCGCGATGGCGTTCATGCTGTGGGTACGACTCCAGTCGTACGGACAGTTCATCAGAGACGGAGAGGTGTTCTTCGCCGGAAACGACGCATGGTATCACTTCCGGCAAGTCCAGTACACCGTGCAGAACTGGCCCGCGACGATGCCCTACGACCCGTGGACCTACTTCCCGTTCGGGACCAGCGTGGGCCAGTTCGGCACGCTCTACGACCAACTCGTCGCCACCGCCGCGCTAATCGTCGGCCTCGGCGACCCCTCGCAGAAGACGGTCGCGCTAACCCTCCTCGTCGCGCCCGCCGTCTTCGGCGCGCTAATCGTCATTCCGACCTACCTCATCGGCAAGCGCCTCGGCGGCCGACCCGGCGGCCTGTTCGCCGCCGTCGTGTTGGCGCTGTTCCCCGGCACCTTCCTCCGACGGGGCCTCGTGGGCTTCGCCGACCACAACATCGCAGAGCCGCTTTTCCAAGGGTTCGCCGTCCTCGCCATGATGATTGCGCTGACCGTCGGCGAGCGCGAGAAACCCGTCTACGAACTCGTCGCCGACCGCGACTTCGCGGCGCTCCGCAGGCCCTTCGGCTACAGCGTGCTGGCGGGCATCGCCACCGCGCTCTACCTCTGGACGTGGCCGCCGGGCGTCCTGCTGGTCGGTATCTTCGGCGTCTTCTTCGGCATCAAGCTGACTGCCGACTACGCCCGCGGCGTCAGCCCCGACCACCTCGCGTTCGTCGGCGCAGTCAGCATGACCGTGGCGGGCCTCCTCCTGCTGGTCCCGCTCGGCACGCTCGACCCGAGTCCGACCAAGTTCTCGCCGCTCCAGCCGCTTCTGGCGTTCGCCGTCGCAGGCGGTTGCGTCTTCATGGCGTGGCTCGCCCGCGAGTTCGACGCCCGTGACGTGGAGACGGCGCTCTACCCCGCGACGGTCGGTGGTCTCGTGGCCGCTCTCGTCGGGTTCGTCTACGTCGCGCTCCCGTCGCTCTACCAACTCGTCAGCAACAACATCGTTCGCGTCGTCGGCTTCAGCACCGGTGCCGAGACCCGGACCATCGGCGAGGCCCAACCCTTCCTCTCGCGGGCCCAGCCCCGGTTCGGCATCGAGTGGTACGACGTGATTCTCCAAGAGTACGGCCTGATGCTGTTCACGGCCGTCCTCGGCGCGCTCTGGCTCGTCTGGCGGACCTACCGCACGGACGACCACCGCGCAGAGTATCTCCTCGTGCTGGTGTGGGCCGCGTTCATCACCGCCGCGGCGTTCACCCAAGTTCGTTTCAACTACTACCTCGCGGTGCCGATTGCGGTGCTGAACGCGTATCTGGTCAAGCAGGTTCTCTCGTTCGCGGACCTGCGAAGCCGCGAGTCGCTGACCGACATCGAGGGGTATCAGGTGGTCGCCATCGTCCTCGTCTTCCTGTTGGTGACGCCTGTCCTCGTCTGGCCCGCAAGCCTCGGGTCGTCGGGCTACCCCTCCATCGACAACACGAACACCGCGATGCAGGCCGGCCAGACCGCGCCCGGCGCAGTCACCAAGTGGGACGGGTCGCTCGACTGGATGGCCAACAACACGCCCGCAGAGGGTACTTACGGGGGTGCCGACAACGCCGACCAGATGGACTACTACGGCACCTACCACCAGAGCGACAGCGACTTCAGCTACCCCGAAGGGGCCTACGGCGTGATGTCGTGGTGGGACTACGGCCACTGGATTACGGTCGAAGGCAACCGGATTCCGAACGCCAACCCCTTCCAAGAGGGCGCGAAGACCGCCGCGAAGTACCTCCTCGCGCCGAGCGAACAGCGCGCGAACAACGTCATCCAGACGCTGGGCAACGACAGCGAGGAGACCCGCTACGTGATGGTGGACTGGAAGATGGTCGAACCGTCCTCGAAGTTCTCCGCGCCGACGGTGTTCAACGAGAACGTCTCGGCCGGTGACTTCTACAGTCCGGTCTACCAGCAGGGCCAGAACGGTCTCCAACTCGCCTTCCGGATGAAGGACCAACGCTACTACCAGAGTCAGGTCGCGCGCCTCTACCTCTACCACGGTAGCCGCGTCGAACCGAGTCCCATCGTGGTTGACTGGAACGCCCAGACCTACCAGACCCCGAGCGGACAGACCGCTTCCTACAAGACGGCTCCGCAGGGACCGAACGCCACCATCGTCCGGCAGTTCCGCACGATGCAGGAGGCCCGTGAGTTCGTCCAGAGCGACAACTCGGCCCAACTCGGCGGTATCGGTCCCTTCCCGAGCGAATCGGTGAAGGCGCTGAACCACTACCGGGTCGTCAAGCAGAGCGAGGCCTCGGGCGCGAACGCCCGAAGCTACGCGCAGACGCTCCGCGGGGAACTCCGCTTGCTCCAGCAGGCGGGCGTCCGCAACCCCAACGCGCTGTTCAAGACCTCGCCGTCGTGGGTCAAGACCTTCGAGCGCGTGCCCGGCGCGACGGTGACTGGCACCGCCCCAGCCAACACCACGGTCACGGCGCAGGTCCAGATGTCCCCGACCGGACAGAACGGGACGTTCACCTACCGCCAAGAGGCCGAGACCGGCCCGAACGGCGAGTTCACGATGACCCTGCCCTACTCGACCACGGGCTACGAGAAGTGGGGTCCACAGGAGGGCTACACCAACGTCAGCGTGCGAGCGACGGGTCAGTACAAGTTCTACACGCCCCGGACCTTCGAGAACGGGTCGCTGACCTTCCACAACACCTCCGCGGGCGTCACCGAGGCGCAGGTCATCGGCGAGTCCAACGAGACCACCTCGGTCGAGTTGACGGAGGAGACCATCGAACTCCAGCAGGAACAGACCAACTCGACGGCCGGTAACGAGACCGAAAGCGATGCGCCGACGAACGAGTCGGCGACCGGAAACGAGTCGGCGTCGGGTAATCAGTCCGGGAACTCCTCGGCGCTCGCTGGTCCGAGCGCGGCCGCCGATTCGCCGGAACGACCGACGCCCGCCGACGCCCTGCCCGACCGTAAGGGGACCTCGCCCGCCCGAGTCGGTCTGGTCAGCGCGTGGGCCGGTGCGCTGGTCGTTGCCGGTCGGGACTGA